The DNA region CAAGTGCAGGCTACAGATGGTGCAGTGAGTCTCCATCCCCTGGAACAAGTCCTTAATTTTCATGATCTCCTGGGACAAGCTTGTCCTCCCCCGGGGCTTGAAGTATCTCCCCAAATGCTGACCCCCAAACCCCTACCTTGAATTAGGGCTGCCTTTAGACCGGTGACCTGAGGCCTGTGCCTTGGACCCTTTACACTTTGGAGGACCTTTTTCTGACCTCTTCTGACCCCACCCATTTCCACTTGGTGAGGAGTTCCTGGAGCCACCTGCCCACCCAGAACCCACACCCTATTTATTGACTGCATACTGAGTAGTCAGAACCCCAGAGCTCCCCGTGCAAAGATCCTTTAGTTGTGCAATTCCCTTTTTCTGCAATGCTGCTGTTTTAGTAAAACCACCCAGTTTCCCGCCTGTGTGTCTTTGTTACTACTCATAAGAACACTCcacttctgacacttctgtgtgtggggttttccccacaccaaggaATTCTGTGACACCAGTTGGGTGTCCTGCAGTTAAACTCAATTCTAACACGACCTACCTGGAGATAGCGTCAGATCCcaaggttaagggctcagtccctggAGACTTCCCCCGCCCGGCCCCCCCACTTCAGACGCCAATAGCaaatccaggttgtcacctgtgccaCTGACCCATCAGCTGTAAATCAAAGGTTCCCACAACCCGCCCCCCTGGGttctattaatttgctagagcggctCACAGATGTCAGGGAAAGCACTtacatttacttgtttattaaagGATGTgataaaagatacagatgaacagatacATAGGTCTGGGGAAGGTCCCAAGTTTGGGAGTTTCAGTCTCTGCCGAGTTTGGGTCCATCACCCTCTTAGCACGTGGATGTGTTTGCCAACCCGggagctctctgaaccctgtgctagtgggatttttatggaggtcTCCTCACATAGGCATGATCAAATAGTATAATAACTCCACTTCCACCCTTCTCCACTCTTTGGAgaagggttggggtgggggcagggctgaaaattccaaacttttaatcatggcttggtctttctggtgaccgtctcccatccaggagcccacccagagtcaacTCAGTAAAACAAAAGATTctccaagttttttgtttgtttttgtttttttttaatcacttaggAAATCAGGGATTTAGCAGCTCTGTGCCAGGGACCAGAGCAGAgaccaaaacatattttttctattatctctCAGCCCCTCCTATCCTATTCCTCCAGATGAACTTCTACTTAGCCTTGGAGAACCAGTTCAAATTCTCCCAGAGAGCCTTCCCTCACTGTACACCATTTGTCAAAGATGGGTTAGGTCGTCCCTCCACCAGGATGGTTTTAACAAACAGCTCATGTTGATGGTGCACTGACCATCTGTCAGGCTTGTTCTACACCCTCTCTCTgtgtaataaattatataatccTCACAACGACCCTCTGAGGCAGGCGctgttattatccttattttagagTCAGTGAACCTGAGACATGGCAGCACATGTAACAGAAAACTGATACCTGATTAAAACTCACTTGAGAgaattccatggtggtccagtggttaggactctgcactctcgctgctgagggcctgggttcaatccctggtcagggaactaagatcccacaagccgcacagcgcaGCTAAGAAAACCCAACTCGCTCGAGGTCACAGGGTTAGGGGGTGTGGATGGATGCAAACACAGGTTGTTGAGCCCTAGAGACTCTGCTCTGAATTATCGTGCTATGTATACTACCTCCATGGCACCACCTACATTGGATTATAATTACTCACCTGTTTGTCTTATTAGAGAGGATTCTCCTTGCTGGAAATGACTTAAGTCCTGCTTGTCTCTAACTTTAGCGAGAATTGTAGATGCACGTTAGGTGATTACATGCACCAGGACAGGAGCCATCAGGATACAGAAAAGCAACATCTCTTTCAACATCTCTTTCCTCCCAACGTTGAGGACGTGTCAGCTGGAGGCTGGGGCTTGCCAGGAGATTGCCTCTGTGCTCAGCACCAGTCGACCTCTGGTGGAGCTGGACCTGACAGGAAATGCCCTGGAGGATTCGGGTCTGAGGCTCTTGTGTCAAGGTTTGCGGCACCCAGGCTGCGCATCTTGTGGTGAGTTCTACCCTCTGTCTCTGTGCATCTGAttgctctagggacctcatataggTAGAATCACAAAGTAgttgtcttttttgtgactggctcatgTCACTTAGCATggtattttcaaggttcatccatgttgtagcatgtgacagaatttccttccttcttaaggctattattccattttgtaggtatatgtgtgtgtatatatatatatatatatgttttctacgtgtataatacattttgtttgtccattcattcatccattaatggacacttgggttgcttccaccttttggctcttttgaataatgctatgaacattagtgtacaaatatttctttgagcccctgctttcaattcttttaggtatataaccagaagtggaattgatagatcatatgcttatttttaattttttgaggaaccaccgtattgttttccatagtggccaaatcattttacattcccaccaacggtgcacgaagttttcaatttctccacatccttgccaacacttgttattttctcttttttggataatagccatcccagtgggtatgaggtgatatctcactgtattttgggtttttttaaagatttatttattttattgattgattgattgattgattgctatgttgggtcttcgtttctgtgagagggctttctctagttgtggcaagcgggggccactcttcatcgcggtgcgcgggcctctcactatcgcggcctctcttgttgcggagcacaggctccagacgcgcaggctcagtagttgtggctcacgggcccagttgctccgcagcatgtgggatcctcccggaccagggctcgaacccgtgtcctctgctttggcaggcagattctcaaccactacgccaccagggaagccctctcactgtgtttttgatttgcattttcctcgtcattagtaatgttgagcacctttttgtgtgtttgtggccatttatatgtctttggagaaatgtctattcaagcctTTGGCCATTTTTCAAACAAGTTGTTTATTTGGAAACATTACTTTTAAGATTGAGGGcaggcatttgcagcaacatggatggacatagagatgatcatactaagcaaagtaagtcagaaagagaaagacaaataccatatgatgtcacttatatgtggaatctaaaatacaacacacaatagccaggacatggaaacaacctaaatgtccatcaacagatgaatggataaagaagatgtggtacatatatacaatggaatatttctcagccataaaaatgaatgaaattgggtcatttgtagagacgtgggtagatctagagaccgtcatacagagtgaagtaagtcagaaagagaaaaacagatttcgtatattaacgcatatatgtgggatctgaaaaaaattggtatagatgatcttatttagaaggtagaaataaagacacagacatagagaacaaacgtatggataccaagggggaaaggtgtggggggggggtggatgaattgggagatggggattgacatatatacactattgatactatgtataaaatagataactaatgagaacctactgtagagcacagggaactctactcagtgctctgtggtgacctaaatgggaaggaaatccaaaaaagagcggatatatgtatacgtatagctgattcactttcctgtacagtagaaactaatgcaacattgtgaagcaactataatctaataaaaaattttaaaaaatatgacacgaacatatctatgaaacaaaaacaaattcgcagttgagaacagacttgtggttgccaaggcggaagtggggtgggggagggaaggattgggagttcgGGGTTAGCAGATGGAAACTATTCTATACAGGATGGagaaaccacaaggtcctactgtttagcacagggaactctattcaatatcttgtaataaactataatagaaaagaatatgaaaaagaatatatatatatgtataactgagtcactttgctgtaccacagaaattaacacaacattgtaaatcaactataccgcaataaaatttttaaaaaaaagattgggggcagggaggataAAATTAGCATTGTATAGGAAATGGAACTCCATAATAGATGTTGAATTGGATTTCCTGCAGGTTGAAGATTTGCCACCTCACTGCTGCTGCCTGCGAAGACCTGGCATCCACCTTTAGTGTGAACCAGAGCCTCATGGAGCTGGACTTAAGCCTGAATGACCTGGGGGACCCTGGGGTGCTGCAGCTGTGTGAGGGCCTCAGGCAACCCCAGTGCAAACTCCAGACCCTCCTGTGAGTTCCGCTTTACTCACCACCCTAAGAGTCCAAATTcacaatccctgccctcctgtcTGGGCTCAGTGGGgccatctccctcccctcttctcctaaCCTCTTGCTACATCAGCCCCCGTTGAAAGGTTTTTCTGCCACAAGGCCTTTGCACAAGCAGTTCTTTCTTCCTGGAATGtacttcctctctgatttctcctttttttttaccCTGATAACACCTGTTTCATCTGTTAGGACTCAAAACACATGCTTCTTCATGGATACCTCCTCTAACCCCTAGATAAGGTCTAGTTTTAGGATCTTTTTGACCTTATTATTCTCCTCAGCATAACTTATTGcaatttgtatgtgtgtgtgtagtattcCAGAAGTGCAGGAAGTGCAGGAGCTGGGCAACTCTGTGTTCCAACGGCTAGTATAAGACCTGGCTCAGAGGAGCTTAGAAATACATATACTTTCAAATGAGGgaacagatgaaaaaacaaatgaacaaaaataaaacgcagcaaggggacttccctggtggtgcagtggttaagaatctgcctgcctatgcaggggacacggggttgatccctggcccgggaagatcccacatgccacagagcaactaagcccgtgcgccacaactactgagcctgcgttctagagcccacaagccacatctactgaagcccacgtgcctagagcctgtgttccacaaagagcccgtgctctgcaagagaagccactgcaatgagaagcccgcgcacctcaacgaagagtagcccccactcgctactagagaaagcctgcgtgcgtgcagcagcgaagacccgacgcagccaaaaacaaataaataaaataaaattatacaaaaaaaagaaagaaaagaaaatgcagcaaGGCTGTCAATTCCcagaaaattctttttctttgtagtcCCAAGGGagagtgctttttaaatttttttttttttttggtcctatgGTAGCATCATCAATTATCTGATGTCATTTGCTTtggaatatatataatttttttcttttttttttttttcttttgagacatTGAGTCATACCTTGGCTTCTATTGTGTTTAGAGAATTAGGATAAATCTGTGCCCCATCTTCACACCTTTCTCTCTACTGCATcctttaaacatttcctttttgaGCTGCAGATACACGTAATTAGAAGGTTCATAATCCTCACCTGGTACCACCATATCACTATGGACCCACATgtgcctttgttttatttttgtctccttccTTGCCCTCCCCAGATCTCATCCGTAGACACTCATGTCTTCATTTTATCTAAATAATGCATCTCATCAGCTTCTGGTTTTTTTCCCACTTACCTTCATACACTGAATATCTGTTCATATTGGTATAAGCATATCTAATTGAGTCCTTCAAACTGACCTATACGCCGTCATTTGCATAAATCAAATGTTATTGATTCATCCAGGAACTCTGTCCCTATAATTGTGTACAGTGTTGTGAcgtatattcttatttatttatttttggctgcattgggtcttcgttgcagtgcgcgggcttctcattgcggtggcttctcttgttgtggagcacgggctctgggcacacaggcttcagtagttgtggctcgcgggctctagagcgcaggctcggcagttgtggcgcacgggggtttagttgctccgcggcatgtgggatcttcccggactggggcttgaacccgtgtcccctgcattagcaggcggattcttaaccactgcgccaccagggaagtccctctcctttttcttaaacTGATCCCTAAAAACATCATCCTGATTCCCTATGAAGATGAGACTTTCCAACATAACTGCCGACGTGGCTTCAACCACTTCCTATCTTCCACAGGCTGCACAGCTGTGGCCTCACAGCCAAAGCTTGTGAGGATATCTCTTCCACCCTGGGGGTCAACCAGACCCTTACAGAGCTTTATCTTACCAACAACGCCCTGGGGAACACAGGTGTCAGGCTGCTATGCAAGAGCCTGAGTCATCCCGGCTGCAAACTTCGAGTCCTCTGGTGAGACATGGTCCCTGGTGCTGGAGGAGACAGGATGCAGGGCTTGGAGTTAGAAGTAAAAGTCAATCATTGAAACCCTCCATTTGGATAAACAAATAATCTAGAAAATTTGCAAATAGTTCATTTGTCCACTTGTGTATGCAATTTGTGCAAAATACAGAGGCCTTACTTTGCCTCTTGGGAGACACCCATACCTTTTACTggtggtgtgaccttgggtaatttAACCTTGGGTAATCACCTAATCTGACAAGTGAGGCCATTGTACCTTAATGAGAATCTGGAATTACTCTGCCTGGCCTCAAATTCTAATTCCATCACTTACCAGTTTTGTGATGTATTTTTGTAAATTAGTCAACCTCTTGGCATCTCAGtatccctgtctgtaaaatgaaaatagctgCTTCTTCATAAGATTAGtacaaattaaatgagttaacacaggTTTGGGATTTAAAATGGTGTGTAGCTCAGAGTAAGCCTATTTCCCAATAGGATTTGGTTTCAAATGAAGAACTAGTTAATGGAATTATGTATTTTAACAGGGCAGGATGCATGCATGATAGGTTTGATATATCATCTGAATGCCACAATAGTGGCCTGGACTATTTCCCACTCTGTGTCCTCAGGCTGTTTGGAATGGACCTGAATAAAATGACCCGCAGAAGTTTGGCAGCTCTTCGCCTAACGAAACCTTACTGACATTGGCTGCTGAATGGTTCCAGCTGCTGGTTCTTCTCTTGAAGTCAGGACAGAAGAGGATCATCCCAGAACCCGAGAATCAACAACGAGCCGGTTCTTTACTTCCTCAAGAGACAAACTCCTCTGCAGGATAATCCTTGCTGCTTGGGGTCTATGTAATCACCGTGGGACAGAGCTTGGAATTGTAGTTTTGGGAGTTGGTGCTTTGGAGAGAATTTAGGGCAGGGCCCAAATGACTCTAGAGCAGAAACTCTCAACTGAGGGTGATGTTGCCTCTCCAACCTCCACcgctgccccccccacccccccaccccacagaaTACCTGGCAGTGTCAGAGGATACTGGGGTTGGGGAGCTACTGGTGTcttgtgggtagaggccaggggtcccgctaaacatcctataatacACAAGACAGCCTCCCATAGCAAAGCGTTAGGGAACTGTTGACCGAAACCCCCCCGCCTGGCCTGAGTtttctcacaacaggaggtcccggTAAGGAACATGGTAAACTAAGCaggagaattcgggaggggccaaaagagggaggagatgaccAGCCTTCCAGAGTCCTTCTCActgaatccatcttggctgagaaaTGCACACACCACCGGggaggaccctgagtcagactatGGGCCAAGCAaggtgattggccagagacaacccggaaactgaCCTCATTACCATAAACCCTgagactgcaagccacgtggcagagcagttctcctgggttccctcacCCTGCAGCTCTCTACTTGGGCGCCCCTTCccaagtcttttgctttgtcagccTGTGTCTCCTGGGACAACTCGTcgccgagtgttagacaagagcccgcTCTCGGGCCCTCGAAGGGgttccccttcctgcaacaataGCACTTAGCTTCAATGTCAACTGTGCCATCGTTGAGAAGCCTTATTCTCAGAGAGGATTGGTGCAGTGAGGATATTAGGCAGTTTGGGAGGATGGTGTATCTTAGAATGATTGTCATGCCAACAACCCTTGCAATCTTGGTTTGCACCATGATTCTGTCCTGACTGGAGCAAACAGAACTATGGTTGGACACCTGCAGGCTGGCCAATGACCTACACCAGGCTTTGGATGAAAACATGAAATCAGCCACAATTTCATTACTGGGGACTTGAGCTAGGAAACTTCAGACTATGCCAATGATCATTGGCAAACTTCACCAGGATGCCATGAGCATGCCATGCTGAAGATGTCTGGAAAGACCAGAATTTACTAGGAAGCAGAGGAAATTTGTACATAAGACTTAGTGACTTTGTAACCTATGAAAGGTTGAAAAACCCAGACTCTGAAGACATTCCTGTGGCCATCAATAAATGTTCCGGCTACTCACATAAAACTGTCCCTTGAAATACTCATTAAACTGCTGAACCCTATAATTAAACCCTTAAATTAAATCCTTAGCTTAGCCTGGCCTCAGATCTCCCTTAAAAGCAGCTTCTGAAACAAGCTGTTTGATCATGACCAGACTTTTAAGGCTGACTGAACTAAGGGTAACCTGTCCCACTTTAACCCAATCCCTAGGCTGTGTCATAAAACTGGAGGCTAATGAAATCTGCGCCTTGACGTGAAGGTATGggttttctggttttatgttcatAGTATTAAACTAGCAACACAGAACTCCCAGGACTTGTGTTTAATTACTGGTCACTCAAGGTCCAGTAACTGGAATGGTTTGGGGAGGGCTACTGGTAAACAGCCTGTCAAGAGATGGGATGTCCCAATTGTAATAGCTGGAATTTTTAACTAGAGTATAACCTATATAAATTATGAATCACTCATTTCTGTACACCTGTAATtctatcaaatatatttcaagagTTTTAGAATTACCCAATTACCACG from Balaenoptera musculus isolate JJ_BM4_2016_0621 chromosome 19, mBalMus1.pri.v3, whole genome shotgun sequence includes:
- the LOC118885382 gene encoding LOW QUALITY PROTEIN: NACHT, LRR and PYD domains-containing protein 12-like (The sequence of the model RefSeq protein was modified relative to this genomic sequence to represent the inferred CDS: inserted 2 bases in 1 codon), with the translated sequence MVLKRCRVSSCACQDLTTALIANKHLLRMDLSGNGLGLPGMKLLCEGLRHPKCRLQMVQLRTCQLEAGACQEIASVLSTSRPLVELDLTGNALEDSGLRLLCQGLRHPGCASCDLWLKICHLTAAACEDLASTFSVNQSLMELDLSLNDLGDPGVLQLCEGLRQPQCKLQTLLLHSCGLTAKACEDISSTLGVNQTLTELYLTNNALGNTGVRLLCKSLSHPGCKLRVLWLFGMDLNKMTRRSLAALRLTKPYXDIGC